The sequence GCACACGCACCACTGCCCAAGGGATATCCTCAACCGCTATCGGGGTTGGCTCGCAAGCTTTGGCGAATACCTCGACAGCTGTTGGTCTGAATACGCAAACCAATGCATCTGGCGGGACGGCCGTTGGCACCAATGCCGAAACCACTGGCGGCCGCGCAACGGCGGTTGGCTTTAACTCGGTAGCAGGCAGCTTTGCCACGGCCGTTGGTCAAGGGGCGCAGGCAACCGGACGCCGGACTGCTGCAGTTGGCAACACCGCCACTGCCGCGTTCGACGATTCCACCGCTCTGGGCGCAGGTGCGGCAACGACTGCGGCCAATCAAGTTACCATTGGCGGCACGGGTTCATCAGTCCGCATCGGCGACGTTGATGCTAGCACGCTGGCTCAGGTCGGGCCACTCGATGTCGTGACGGTGGATAGCAACGGCACACTAGGCCGCCAGCAGGCTGCAAGCGTGGCCGAGGTGAGCAATGTCCGTGTCGCCATGCAGGGGCTTGCCGCTGTGTCAGACCAGCAATTTGCGGCGCTGCAGGGGCAGGTAACCGACATCGGTTTCCGTCTCGATGATGTCAGCAAAGACAGTCAACGCGGGATCGCGGCTGTTGCCGCGCTGTCCACGCCGCATTTCCCCAGCGCTGATGGTAAAACCAGCTACGCCTCCAACGTCGCGTATTATCGCGGCGAGATCGGTGTTTCTGCCGGACTCACACACCGCTTCACGCAAGGTTTCGGTCTGACAGCGGGCGTATCCTATGGCGGCGGTGACAACACGGCGGTGCGCGCAGGCATCGCGGGCGAGTTCTGACATAGCAATGGTGGTGCCGGCTACTGGGTGGTGGCTGGCACCCCACGTCCTGGGCCTTTTGTCTGAGCGGCGGCGGTCTCTTGTTAGACTACCAACATAGATCAGACCTTAAAGGACGCTCCACATCCGGCTCAGATTCGCAATCGTCTTATCAAGTCTGAGCAGCTCACTTGCAGCATCGGGCAGGCTATTGCGGAGAGAATTGCGTGTGCTTTCAAGGTCAAACAATAGTTCTCGCCGTGCCGGATCTGCAATCAGGCTCTCGATCCAGCCTATGCACACCACTCTCTCCCCGCGCGTGACCGGTGTCACTTCATGGATGCTGGAGGAAGGGTAAAGTACCAATTGGCCGGCTGCTGCTTTTACCGACTGCGTCACCGATGCTGAATGCACTGCCAGCTCGCCGCCATCATACTCTTCGGGCGGTGTCAGAAAGAGCGTAAAGGAAAGGTCACTTCGCATTCGCCCCTCGCCTTGGCCCATAAGGGAGTTGTCGATATGCGGCCCGTAGAAACCGCCATCTTTGGTCTTGCTGACGGTAAAGTGGGAAAAGCGGCGCGGCCGCGCGGCTGAAAGCAGTACTGGATTGTCGACTATGAGGGGCAGAATCGCCTGGCGCATGGCTTGCCCCTGTGAGTCATTCAAGACAGCCTGTTCGTTCCGCTTGACCGCTTGTGCCACCTTACCTGCGGTATTGCTGCCATCCTGCCACGTGAGACCCGGTATCAAGTCCTGAACCACTTGAAGCTGCGCGGCATCCTCAATCACTGGAATATTCAATATCACAAGCCGAACTTTCCGGAGGAAAGCGTTATCAGAAAAATTGAATGGATTTTGGCCGAAAGGACGATCATGCCAGCATAGATGCAGCATTCACGTGCAAGTTTGCAATAGGCAAAACCGCGGGACTTTACCGACCAACTTGCGCGAGTTACTCATGCAGGATCAGACAATTGTAAAGTTGCTGCGGATGTGGGTCTGTTCTTGACCTGCGCAATGGATCGCTTTCCATGCCCTAGGGCTTTCGCGAGCCGGGTTCGGGACATGACATGACGCTTGAAATTCAAACCATCGGACAGTTTGAGATCCGCCGTGCGGACACTCAAATTCCTTTGCCTTCATCCCGCAAAACGCGTGCTTTGCTCGCTTATCTCGCAATCACCGGCAAGAGACATTCGCGCCAGGCTCTGTGCGAGCTGTTCTGGGACAGCACCGACGATCCACTGGCGAGCTTGCGGTGGTCTCTGTCGAAACTGCGCGGATTGCTAAATGTTGATGGGCAAGAGTTGCTGAATGCTGACCGGGATACAGTCTGGTTCGAGGCAAGTGCCGCAGCTTTCGACAAGGATCGTCTAAACGCTTTGGCCAATCGAAATGATGGCGATGAAAAGCATGCCGATGAGGTTTGGAAGGCAACGGCTGGTATCCCACTGGAGGGCTGCGAGCTGTCCAATCAATCCGGCTTCATGGCCTGGGTAGAAGGATACCGACAAGACTACATCAGGGTCCGCGCAGGCGTTGCCAAATTGTTTGCGAGGGATGAGACGCTGCCGTGGCAGACGCGCGACAAGTGGGCGGAACGCTGGCTAAAAGTGACGCCCTATTCCCGCGGCGCGGCCTTCACCGCGTTTGAATGCAAATATTTCGCAGCAGGCCGGCCCGCCGCCACTGGCTTGGTCAGCTATCTAGAACGGTCATTCAACGAAGCCGGAATCAAGCCGCCCGTCTTTGAAATTGACGCACAGGCCGAAGCAGATTCGAGCCTGCGAAACCGTAACACTCCGGTTGAACAACAGATCCGGTTTGTCGAGGGGCAAGACGGAGTGTCGATTGCCTGGGCAAGTGTAGGAG comes from Altererythrobacter sp. ZODW24 and encodes:
- a CDS encoding Fe2+-dependent dioxygenase, with translation MILNIPVIEDAAQLQVVQDLIPGLTWQDGSNTAGKVAQAVKRNEQAVLNDSQGQAMRQAILPLIVDNPVLLSAARPRRFSHFTVSKTKDGGFYGPHIDNSLMGQGEGRMRSDLSFTLFLTPPEEYDGGELAVHSASVTQSVKAAAGQLVLYPSSSIHEVTPVTRGERVVCIGWIESLIADPARRELLFDLESTRNSLRNSLPDAASELLRLDKTIANLSRMWSVL
- a CDS encoding alpha/beta hydrolase, which gives rise to MTLEIQTIGQFEIRRADTQIPLPSSRKTRALLAYLAITGKRHSRQALCELFWDSTDDPLASLRWSLSKLRGLLNVDGQELLNADRDTVWFEASAAAFDKDRLNALANRNDGDEKHADEVWKATAGIPLEGCELSNQSGFMAWVEGYRQDYIRVRAGVAKLFARDETLPWQTRDKWAERWLKVTPYSRGAAFTAFECKYFAAGRPAATGLVSYLERSFNEAGIKPPVFEIDAQAEADSSLRNRNTPVEQQIRFVEGQDGVSIAWASVGDTSNPPLVKAANWLNHLELDWDAPVWSPLFKEFSRSHHFIRYDERGCGLSDWDVDEISFDKFVDDLEQVVDAAGLDRFPLLGISQGAAVSIRYAALNPERVSKLILFGAYDQGWRFEATPEQVREREAVMVLTETGWGMDNPAYRHVFSRTFMPGADAKELDWFDEFQRLTTSSENAVRFLEAFSRIDVRDDLAKVQCPTLVVHSRGDLRIPFATGRSLASRIPGAQLASVDSQNHLLLGRESASVRFVELVQDFLKAP